TGCTGTCGCCGGGCCACCAGCGGGCCCAGTTCGGTCGAGGGGTCGAGGGGGTCGCCCACGCGCAGTGCTCCGGCCGCCGCCGCGAAGGCTTCCGCGATCTCGCCGTAGCGGGAGTTCGGGGCGAGGATGCGCGTCTGGGCCACGCACGCCTGGCCGTTGATCATCCAGGCGAAGGGGACGATGCCCGCCACCGCCGCCTCCAGGTCGGCGTCGGGGAGGATGACCGCTGCCGACTTTCCGCCCAGCTCCAGGGTGACGCGCGTGAGGTTGCGGGAGGCCACCTCCATGACGCGGCGGCCGGCGGCGACCGAGCCGGTGAAGGAGACCTTGTCCACGTCCCGGTGGCCCACCAGGTGTTCGCTGACCTCCCGGTCGGCCGGGAGGATGGAGAGGACCCCGGGCGGCAGGCCCGCCTCCGCCGCGATCTCCGCCAGGAGGTAGGCGTCCAGGGGGGTTTCCGGTGAGACCTTCAGGACCGCCGTGCAGCCCGCCAGCAGCGCCGGGGCCAGCTTGGCGGCGGCCGTGAACTGCGGGACGTTCCACGGGACGACGGCGGCCACCACCCCGACCGGTTCGCGGCGGACCAGGAGGGGGCCGAGGACGCCGTCGCGTCGTTCCTCGTACGGGAAGTCGCGCGCCACCGTGATAGCCGAGTCCCAGACCATCATCGCGGCCAGCGCCTGCACCATGACGCTCGCGCTGTACGGGGTGCCGTTCTGGGCGCTGATCAGGCGCGCGAACTCCTCGTGGCGTACGGCGAAGGCGTCCTTGATCCGGGTGATCACCGCGATCCGCTCGTCCAGACCCATCCTCGGCCAGGGGCCCTCGTCGAAGGCGCGGCGGGCGGCGGCGACCGCCCGGTCCACATCGCCCTCGGAGGCGTGCGGCACACGGCCGATGACCTGTTCGGTGTGCGGGGAGATCACCTCGATGACCCCGGTGCCGAGCGGATCGGTGAACTCCCCGCCGATGAACAGTTGTCCGTGTTCCACAAGCTCCGTACGTTCCGTCATGGCCGTTGCCTCCCACGAACCCGTGCACCCGAAACTGACTGCTCGTCAGAACTGATA
The nucleotide sequence above comes from Streptomyces sp. NBC_01116. Encoded proteins:
- a CDS encoding aldehyde dehydrogenase, with protein sequence MTERTELVEHGQLFIGGEFTDPLGTGVIEVISPHTEQVIGRVPHASEGDVDRAVAAARRAFDEGPWPRMGLDERIAVITRIKDAFAVRHEEFARLISAQNGTPYSASVMVQALAAMMVWDSAITVARDFPYEERRDGVLGPLLVRREPVGVVAAVVPWNVPQFTAAAKLAPALLAGCTAVLKVSPETPLDAYLLAEIAAEAGLPPGVLSILPADREVSEHLVGHRDVDKVSFTGSVAAGRRVMEVASRNLTRVTLELGGKSAAVILPDADLEAAVAGIVPFAWMINGQACVAQTRILAPNSRYGEIAEAFAAAAGALRVGDPLDPSTELGPLVARRQQQRSLDYIALGQEEGAKILTGGNRPAAQERGWYVEPTLFGSVDNSMRIAREEIFGPVICLIPYEDEDEAVRIADDSPYGLSGSVWTADTERGIDVARRVRTGTYSVNTFSLDMLGPFGGYKNSGLGREFGPEGYGEFFEHKMIHLPAGYREA